In Mycobacterium sp. Aquia_216, a genomic segment contains:
- a CDS encoding MlaE family ABC transporter permease codes for MNGSAVAKPMNALGEFFLLSAEALVTALRKPWAWREILEQIWFVARVSIFPTIMLSIPYTVLIVFVLNILLVEIGAGDLSGAGAGLASVTQVGPVVTAMVVSGAGSTAMCADLGARTIREEIDAMKVIGVNPIQALVVPRIIAATFVAVLLYSVVAVTGLTGSYIFVVFVQHVTPGAFIAGMTLVTGLPQVVISLIKATMFGLSAGLIACYKGLSVGGGPTGVGNAVNETVVFSFMALFFINIVTTALGVKVTAK; via the coding sequence ATGAACGGGTCTGCGGTAGCGAAGCCGATGAATGCGCTGGGGGAATTCTTCCTCCTCAGCGCCGAGGCATTGGTGACTGCGCTGCGCAAGCCGTGGGCCTGGCGCGAGATTCTCGAGCAGATTTGGTTCGTCGCCCGGGTGTCGATCTTTCCGACCATCATGTTGTCGATTCCGTACACGGTGCTCATCGTATTCGTGCTCAACATCCTGCTCGTCGAGATCGGCGCCGGGGACCTTTCCGGTGCCGGTGCGGGGCTGGCGTCGGTGACCCAGGTCGGGCCGGTTGTCACGGCGATGGTCGTTTCGGGTGCCGGGTCGACCGCCATGTGCGCCGATCTGGGCGCGCGCACCATTCGCGAGGAAATCGACGCGATGAAAGTGATCGGCGTCAATCCGATTCAGGCACTGGTGGTTCCACGCATCATTGCCGCCACCTTCGTCGCGGTTCTGCTCTATTCGGTGGTCGCGGTCACCGGATTGACCGGCAGCTACATCTTCGTGGTCTTCGTCCAGCACGTCACGCCCGGCGCCTTCATCGCGGGCATGACGCTCGTCACCGGTCTTCCGCAGGTTGTGATCTCGCTGATTAAGGCGACGATGTTCGGGTTGTCCGCGGGCTTAATCGCCTGTTACAAGGGCTTGTCGGTGGGCGGTGGGCCCACCGGCGTCGGTAACGCGGTGAACGAGACTGTGGTGTTCTCCTTCATGGCCTTATTCTTCATCAACATCGTGACGACCGCGCTCGGAGTGAAAGTGACTGCCAAATGA
- a CDS encoding ABC transporter permease has product MTDLARGPSWLDTLGPKLVASTRKVGEQTEFYGKSLAATVDAVRRYPNELLRLIAEMGMGTGALAVIGGTVGIIGFLTLTTGALVAVQGYDTLSNIGVEAMTGFLSAFLNVRMIAPCTAGLALAATIGAGATAQLGAMRINEEIDALEVMGIRSITYLASTRIIAGVLVVIPLYAVAVLMSFIAAKFLTIYVYGQSRGVYEHYFSTFLRPNDLLWSFLSALTMATGVMVVHTYYGFTATGGPAGVGEAVGRSVRSSMIVTAFVCLMISLSVYGQSGNFNLSG; this is encoded by the coding sequence ATGACCGATCTCGCACGCGGGCCATCGTGGCTGGACACTCTTGGCCCGAAATTGGTGGCTTCCACCCGCAAGGTGGGTGAGCAGACCGAGTTCTACGGAAAGTCGTTGGCTGCCACCGTGGACGCGGTACGCCGCTACCCGAACGAATTGCTGCGCCTGATCGCCGAGATGGGGATGGGCACGGGAGCGCTGGCGGTGATCGGCGGCACGGTCGGCATCATCGGGTTTCTGACGCTGACGACCGGCGCGCTGGTCGCGGTGCAGGGATACGACACGTTGTCCAACATCGGTGTGGAGGCGATGACCGGCTTTTTGTCGGCATTCTTGAACGTTCGGATGATCGCGCCCTGCACGGCCGGTTTGGCGTTGGCGGCCACGATCGGTGCCGGCGCGACGGCGCAGCTGGGCGCGATGCGCATCAACGAGGAGATCGACGCGCTGGAGGTCATGGGTATCCGGTCCATCACCTACCTGGCGTCCACCCGGATCATCGCCGGCGTCCTGGTCGTGATCCCGCTTTACGCCGTCGCGGTCCTGATGTCGTTCATCGCGGCGAAGTTCCTCACCATATACGTTTACGGCCAGTCGCGTGGCGTCTACGAGCACTACTTCTCCACCTTCCTGCGTCCCAACGACTTGCTCTGGTCGTTCTTGTCGGCGCTCACGATGGCGACGGGTGTGATGGTCGTGCACACCTATTACGGCTTTACCGCGACAGGTGGTCCCGCCGGTGTGGGGGAGGCTGTCGGTCGTTCGGTGCGGTCATCGATGATCGTCACGGCGTTTGTGTGCCTGATGATTTCGCTGTCCGTTTACGGGCAGTCCGGCAACTTCAACCTGTCCGGGTAG
- a CDS encoding family 2A encapsulin nanocompartment cargo protein cysteine desulfurase, translating to MSTSEYRSVDAESDLPLGAAEIAALASQLYAASIRPGPDSPPQSAPLAPRGSVPDTTAATSAGQTAAGSADLYSAPVPLLGITDIYVPAPTSPEPEPPPQAVPVAPRGNVPGTTAAPSGAHAVGSVADPYLPPADFSAFEVPSAGIVPTVPGVLAGASNAAAPPSAPVAPRGSAPYSGIGWLPDAPSVVDVGWSDAVPAAPEALNAPADNEYTYHFLTSPVTEAGPVPQLPDDHEVFDVNAVREDFPILKETINGKPLIWFDNAATTQKPQSVIDRLSYFYAHENSNIHRAAHELAARATDAYEEARETVRRFIGAPKAEQNIFVRGTTEAINLVAYAWGGKHLGPGDEIVITHLEHHANIVPWQLLSQRTGAILKVAPVDEAGNLLLSEFEDLLGPKTKLVAATQVSNALGTVTPVEKIVQLGHRYGARVLIDGAQSIPHLPIDVAELGVDFFVFSGHKIYGPTGIGVLYGSEEALAETPPWQGGGNMIADVTLERSLYQGLPNKFEAGTGNIADAVGLGEALRYVERVGVDRIAAYEHALLDYATPRLADIPGVRLVGTADEKASVLSFVLAGHEPLEVGKALNAEGIAVRAGHHCAQPILRRYGLEATVRPSFAFYNTFEEIDVFLKAVRRIAEGGANVG from the coding sequence ATGAGTACAAGTGAGTATCGGTCGGTAGACGCCGAAAGCGACCTGCCCCTGGGCGCCGCGGAGATCGCCGCGCTGGCCAGCCAGTTGTACGCGGCCAGCATCCGCCCGGGTCCCGACAGCCCGCCGCAGTCGGCGCCGCTCGCCCCGCGGGGGAGCGTGCCGGACACGACGGCGGCCACCTCGGCCGGGCAGACCGCAGCGGGCAGCGCCGATCTGTACTCGGCGCCGGTTCCGCTACTCGGTATCACCGACATCTATGTCCCGGCTCCGACGTCTCCGGAGCCCGAACCGCCACCGCAGGCGGTGCCGGTCGCCCCGCGCGGCAACGTGCCGGGTACGACGGCAGCGCCTTCGGGCGCACACGCGGTCGGCAGCGTCGCCGACCCGTACTTGCCGCCGGCTGATTTCAGTGCGTTCGAGGTCCCCAGTGCGGGCATCGTTCCGACGGTGCCCGGCGTGCTGGCCGGTGCTTCGAATGCCGCAGCGCCACCGAGCGCTCCGGTGGCACCGCGGGGGTCGGCGCCGTACTCGGGAATCGGGTGGCTGCCCGATGCGCCGTCGGTGGTCGACGTGGGCTGGTCCGACGCGGTGCCCGCTGCGCCGGAGGCGCTGAACGCGCCGGCCGATAACGAGTACACCTATCACTTCCTGACCTCACCGGTCACGGAAGCCGGACCGGTGCCGCAGTTGCCGGACGACCACGAGGTGTTCGACGTCAACGCGGTCCGGGAAGACTTTCCGATCCTGAAGGAGACGATCAACGGAAAGCCGCTGATCTGGTTCGACAACGCCGCGACTACCCAGAAGCCGCAGTCGGTGATCGACCGGCTGTCGTACTTCTACGCGCACGAGAACTCCAACATTCACCGGGCGGCGCACGAATTGGCGGCGCGGGCCACCGATGCGTACGAAGAGGCTCGCGAGACGGTACGGCGGTTCATCGGCGCTCCCAAGGCTGAACAGAACATTTTCGTGCGCGGCACCACCGAAGCCATCAACCTGGTGGCCTACGCGTGGGGCGGTAAGCACTTGGGCCCGGGCGACGAGATCGTCATTACCCACCTGGAGCACCACGCCAATATCGTTCCGTGGCAACTGCTTTCGCAGCGGACCGGTGCAATTTTGAAGGTCGCACCGGTCGATGAGGCGGGCAACCTGCTGCTGTCGGAGTTCGAGGACCTGCTGGGCCCGAAGACGAAGTTGGTGGCGGCGACCCAGGTGTCGAACGCGCTGGGCACGGTGACGCCGGTGGAGAAGATCGTGCAGTTGGGTCATCGCTACGGGGCGCGCGTGCTGATCGACGGCGCGCAGTCGATTCCGCATCTGCCCATCGACGTTGCCGAACTCGGTGTCGACTTCTTCGTGTTCTCCGGACACAAGATCTACGGTCCCACTGGAATTGGTGTGCTGTACGGCTCCGAGGAAGCGCTGGCCGAGACGCCGCCGTGGCAGGGCGGTGGCAACATGATCGCCGACGTCACGCTGGAACGCTCTCTTTACCAAGGGCTTCCGAACAAATTCGAGGCCGGCACCGGCAACATCGCCGACGCGGTCGGCCTGGGGGAGGCGCTGCGCTATGTCGAGCGGGTGGGCGTCGACCGGATTGCGGCCTACGAGCATGCGTTGCTGGACTATGCGACGCCGCGCCTGGCCGACATCCCCGGTGTTCGCCTGGTCGGGACCGCCGACGAGAAGGCCAGCGTGCTGTCCTTTGTCTTGGCCGGACATGAGCCGCTCGAGGTCGGCAAGGCGCTTAATGCCGAAGGGATTGCCGTTCGGGCCGGACATCACTGCGCGCAGCCAATTCTGCGGCGGTACGGCCTGGAAGCCACGGTTCGTCCGTCGTTCGCCTTCTACAACACGTTCGAAGAGATCGACGTGTTCCTCAAGGCGGTGCGCCGGATCGCCGAGGGCGGCGCGAACGTCGGCTAG